The Arthrobacter sp. PM3 genome contains the following window.
CGGCCACCGAATCCACGTAGGCGGCGTGCAGCTTGGCGACATGGAAGTCGTCGTCGACAATCAGCACCCTGAAATCTTCAGACATCGGTGTCCTTTCCGCTTGGTTCTGTGGCCGCCGGCATTGTGGTGCCGGGCAGTGTGGTCCCGGGCAGGGTGGCGACAAAGACGGCGCCCGGCCCGCCGGCGGAGCCCGGGTCCACGACCCGGACGTCGCCGCCGCGGCGGCGCGCCAGCTGCCGCGACAGCGCCAGCCCCAGGCCCTGCCCGGCGCCGGCCCGCGCCGGCCGGTCCGACGTCGTATACCCCTCCGCGAACACGGCCTCGGCCTCCGCGGCCGAGTACCCGGCGCCCAGACCGTCCCCGGAATCCGCGACGACGATATGGAGGGTGCCGGGGCCGCCGTCGACGCCCGGTTCGTCCAGCACCTCCACCTCCACCCAGCGCTCGGCCGCGGCACCGGCCACGGCGGCGTTCACGGCGTTGTCGATCAGGTTCCCCAGGACGGTGGTGACGTCCTGCGGTTCGGTGACGTGGCCCCGGACCACGGATTCCGGGCCGAGGCGCAGGCTGACCCCGCGCTCGTCCGCCTCGACGCCCTTGGCCCCGATGAACGCCTGCAGGTACGGGTCCTGGAGCAGCGCGGCCTGGTCCACCGGGAAGGCCAGCGGCCCGGTCGCCACCAGCCGGGCCAGGTACTCCTGGGCCTGCCGGGGCTGCCCGATGCTCATGAAGCCGGCGATCGTGTGCAGCTGGTTGGCGAACTCGTGGCGCTGCGCCCGCAGGGCGGCGGACATCGTTCCGACGGCGTCGAGCTGGCGGGTCAGCTGCTGCAGCTCGGTCCGGTCACGCAGCATCACCACCCAGCCCAGGTCCTCGCGGCCGTGCAGGGCCTTGCGGGCGCTCGCCACCAGGACCCGGCCGCCGGCCACGAGCTCCACGGCATCGCCCTCCGCCGCGTCGGCCCGGGTCAGGGCCTTCAGCTGGGGCGGCACCGGCGCACCGGCCCAGGCGGCGCCCGTGAGGTCGGGAACACCCAGAAGCCGCTGGGCGGCGGCATTGAAGACACTGACCCTGCCGTCGGCCGCCACGCCGATCACGCCGTCGTCGACCCCTTGCAGGACGGCCACCTGGTCGTGCACCAGGGTGCTGATTTCCTCCGGCTCAAGGCCGAGCGTCAGCCGCTGGAGCCGCCGGCGCAGCAGGAAAGACGCCAGCACGCCGGCCAGCAGGGCTCCGGCGGCCGTGACGGCGATGGGGATGATGTCCCGGGCCAGGCTTTGGCTGATCGATTCGGTCGAGTAACCCACGCTCACCTCGCCCACCACGGCCGTGGACCCGGGAGCGAACACCGGGACCTTGGCGCCGGCGGACGGGCCCAGCGTGCCGGTGTTGCGCGTGGTGACCTCCCTGCCGGCAAGGGCTTCGGAGGGGTCGGTGCTGACCTTTTCGCCCAGCCGTTCCGCCTCCGGGTGCGCCAGGCGGATGCCCGTCTCGTCCGTGATGACCACGAACAGGGCGCCGGTGCGGGTGCGGGCGCCCTCCGCGGCCGCCATCAGCGGTCCGGCCAGCAGCTCGGGCGCCGGGGGAGCGGCCGGCAGGGCGCTGATGGCCTGGACCTCGGCGCGCACGGACGGGTCCGAGGCCACGGTCCGGGCCAGGGTCAGTGCCTGGTTCTCCGCCTCGCGGCCCAGCCGCTCGTAGCTCAGCCAGGCGTGGACCGCACTGCTCAGGAGCACCACCAGCGCCACGACGCCCAGCTGCAGCAGCAGTGTCTGGGTGGAAAAACGCAGGGGCGGCAGGCCAGTGCGGCGCTTCATCGGGGCTCCTGCCTGGGGAACGGAACGGGTGTGAGCAAAATGCGCAAAATGCATCCAATAAGCAGTATGCCAATCAATTGAGCCAAAGGCCCAGCCGTGACGGGCGCCACTCTAACGTCTGTAGTGCGCATCACACCGTAGTGGTGTCATTCAAAGAAGAAGGAGCCGGCCGTGCTGGTATTACTAGGATTCGCCATGATCGCGGTCTTCATGGTGCTGATCATGACGAAGAAGCTGACGCCCGTCCTGGCGCTCATCATCGTTCCCACGATTTTCGGGCTTTTCGCCGGCGCCGGCCTCGGCATCGGACCCATGGTCATGGACTCCATGAAGTCCATGACGTCCACGGCCGCCCTGCTGATGTTCGCCATCATCTACTTCGGCCTGATGATCGACGTCGGGCTGTTCGACCCGCTGGTGAAGTTCATCCTGCGCAAGCTCGGCAACGACCCCGCCAAGGTGGTCCTCGGCACGGCCATCCTTGCCGCCGCGGTGTCGCTCGACGGCGACGGCTCCACCACCTTCATCCTCACCACTGCGGCCATGCTGCCGGTCTACCTCCGGCTCAAGATGAGCCCCGTCGTCCTGACCTGCGTCGCCGGCCTGGCCAACGGCACCATGAACATCCTGCCGTGGGGCGGCCCCACGGCCCGTGCCGCGACCGCGCTGAAGCTGGACGTCAACGACGTCTTCGTCCCGATGATCCCGTCCCTCATTGTGGGCCTGGTCGTGGTGCTCGCCTTCTCTTGGCTCCTCGGCCTGCAGGAACGCAACCGCCTCCGCGCCGTCGCCCCGGAAATCTGGGGCGTGCCGGAAACGGCTGAAGAGTTCGACGGCGGCGCAGCGGCCGGCAGCGCGGCCGGCGGTTCCGGCAACGGCGGCCCGGGTTCGACCCCCGCTGCGGGCAAGCCGGGCACCGGCGGCGCCGGCGTCGCAGTCCTGGAGCGCACGGAGCTCCTGGTCGATGAGCACGACACCGCCATGGCGGACACCGCCCTGGACCCCAACCGCGCCACCCTGCGTCCCAAGCTGTTCTGGTTCAACCTCGGCCTCACCGTCGCCGTCATGGCCACCCTCGTCGCCAACATCATCCCGCTCCCGTTCGTCTTCATGGTCGGCGCGGCCATCGCCCTGCTGGTCAACTTCCCCAAGGTCAAGGACCAGGGCGCCCAGCTGATCGCCCACGCACCCTCGATCGTCGCCGTCGTTAGCATGGTCATGGCCGCCGCGGTCCTGACCGGCGTCCTCAACGGCACCGGCATGGTCAAGGCCATGTCCGAATGGCTCGTCCAGATCATCCCGGCGGACATGGGACCGCTCATGGCCGTCATCACCGGCGTCCTGAGCATCCCGATGACGTTCTTCATGAGCAACGACGCCTTCTACTTCGGCGTCCTGCCGGTCCTCAGCGAGACGGCCGCCCACTACGGCGTCGGCGCCGCCGACATGGCGCGCGCCTCCATCACCGGCCAGCCCTTCCACCTGCAGAGCCCCCTGGTCCCGGCCATCCTGCTCCTGGTCTCCCTGGCCAAGGTGGACCTCGGCGACCACCACAAGAAGGTGCTCTGGCGCACGGCTGTCATCTCCCTGGTGATGCTCGGGGTGGGAGTCCTCACCGGAGCCATCGGCGTCGGCTGACCCGCCCCTCCCGCACCGCCAAAAGCAACGCGGGGTCACCTACGGCCCATTCCGGACGCCCGGACGGACCGTAAGTGACCCCGCGTTGCTTGTTAGTAGACTGGGACGGAAAACAATCCGTACCTTGCAGGGGAGATCCATGGCTGCGATCAACCGCGACGACGTTGCGCATCTTGCGCGTCTCGCGCACATCGAGATGAGTGCTGAAGAGCTGGACAGGATGGCCGGCGAACTCGCCGTCATCGTGGAATCGGTGAAGTCCGTAAGTGAAGCCGCCGGTGATGATGTCCCGGCCACCTCGCACCCGATCCCGTTGAGCAACGTCTTCCGGGAAGACGTCGTGGGCCACACGTTCACCGCCGAGCAGTCCCTCTCCGGCGCGCCCGATGCGTATGAGGGCCGCTTCAAGGTCCCGGCAATCCTGGATGAGGACTAAGACCATGACTGACACCAACGAACTGATCCGCCTCTCCGCCGCCGCGCTCGCAGAGAAGCTGGCCGCCCGCGAGGTCACCGCCGTCGAGGTCACCCAGGCCTATCTGGACCGGATTGCCGCCGTTGACGGCAAGGTCAACGCCTTCCTGCACGTCAACGCCGACGAAGCCCTCGCCGTCGCCGCCGAGGTGGACGCGATCCGCGCCGCCGGCGGTGCCGAGGCCGAGGCCCTGCACGTCCTGGCCGGCGTGCCGATCGCCGTCAAGGACCTCATCGTCACGATCGGCCAGCCCACCACAGCCGGGTCGAAGATCCTCGAAGGCTGGCACAGCCCCTACGACGCCACGGTCGTGGAGCGGCTGCGCGCCGCGAAAATGCCGATCCTGGGCAAGACCAACCTCGACGAATTCGCGATGGGCTCCTCCACCGAGCACTCCGCCTACGGCCCCACCCGCAACCCGTGGGACCTGGACCGCATCCCGGGCGGCTCCGGCGGCGGTTCCGCCGCCGCCGTCGCGGCCTTCGAGGCCCCGCTGGCCCTCGGCACCGACACCGGCGGATCCATCCGCCAGCCCGGCGCCGTGACCGGCACAGTCGGCGTCAAACCCACCTACGGCAGCGTCTCCCGCTACGGCGCCATCGCCATGGCCTCCTCGCTGGACCAGATCGGCCCGGTCTCCCGCACCGTGCTCGACTCGGCCCTGCTGCACCAGGTGATCGGCGGCCACGACCCGCGTGACTCCACCTCCCTGCCGGACCCGCTCGAGGACCTCGTGGCCGCGGCCCGCACCGGCAACGTCGAGGGCATGAAGATCGGCATCATCAAGGAACTGCACGGCGAGGGCTACCAGGCCGGCGTCGAAAACCGCTTCAACGAGTCCCTCGAGCTGCTCAAGGGCGCCGGGGCAGAGATGGTCGAGGTCTCCTGCCCCAACTTCAAGTACGCCCTCGGCGCCTACTACCTGATCATGCCCTCCGAGGCCTCCTCCAACCTGGCCAAGTTCGACGGCGTCCGGTTCGGCCTGCGGGTGCTGCCCGAAGAGGGCCCGCTGACGATCGAACGCGTCATGGGCGCCACCCGTGCCGCCGGCTTCGGCGACGAGGTCAAGCGGCGCATCATCCTGGGCACCTACGCCCTGAGCGCCGGCTACTACGACGCCTACTACGGCTCGGCGCAGAAGGTGCGCACCCTGATTCAGCGCGACTTCGAGGCCGCGTTCGCCCAGGCCGACGTCCTGATTTCCCCGACGGCGCCCACCACGGCGTTCAAGCTCGGCGAGAAGCTCAACGACCCGCTGGCCATGTACCTCAACGACGTTGCCACCATCCCCGCCAACATGGCCGGTGTCCCCGGCCTCTCCCTGCCCGGCGGCCTGGCCGACGAGGACGGGCTGCCGGTCGGCATCCAGCTGCTGGCCCCGGCCCGCCAGGACGCCCGGCTGTACCGCGTCGGCGCCGTGCTGGAATCCCTGCTCGAGGCGCAGTGGGGCGGCCCGCTGCTGGCGAAGGCCCCCGCGCTTACTGATTCTTCTGCGGCTGATTCTGCCGCTGCTGCCGCCCTGAGCCACGGAGGTTCACACTAATGACTGACGCAACCCTGAGCTTCGACGAGGCCATGGAGAAGTACGATCCCGTCCTGGGGTTCGAGGTCCACGTGGAGCTCAACACCAAGACCAAGATGTTCTCCTCCGCGCCGAACGTCTTCGGTGACGAGCCAAACACGAACGTCAACGAGGTGGACCTGGGCCTGCCCGGCGTGCTGCCCGTGGTGAACAAGACCGCGATCGAATCCTCGATCAAGATCGGTCTGGCCCTGAACTGCAAGATCGCCGAGTCCTGCCGCTTCGCCCGGAAGAACTACTTCTACCCGGACACCCCGAAGAACTTCCAGACCTCCCAGTACGACGAGCCCATCGCGTACGACGGCTACCTGGACGTCGAGCTCTCCGACGGTACCGTGTTCCGGGTCGAGATCGAACGCGCCCACATGGAAGAGGACGCCGGCAAACTGACCCACATGGGCGGCGCCGCAGGCCGCATCCAGGGCGCCGACTACTCGCTGGTGGACTACAACCGCTCCGGCGTGCCGCTGGTGGAAATCGTCACCAAGCCGATCGAGGGTGCCGGCAGCCGTGCGCCCGAACTCGCCAAGGCCTACGTGGCTGCCGTCCGCGAGATCGTCAAGAA
Protein-coding sequences here:
- the gatC gene encoding Asp-tRNA(Asn)/Glu-tRNA(Gln) amidotransferase subunit GatC, whose translation is MAAINRDDVAHLARLAHIEMSAEELDRMAGELAVIVESVKSVSEAAGDDVPATSHPIPLSNVFREDVVGHTFTAEQSLSGAPDAYEGRFKVPAILDED
- the gatA gene encoding Asp-tRNA(Asn)/Glu-tRNA(Gln) amidotransferase subunit GatA; translation: MTDTNELIRLSAAALAEKLAAREVTAVEVTQAYLDRIAAVDGKVNAFLHVNADEALAVAAEVDAIRAAGGAEAEALHVLAGVPIAVKDLIVTIGQPTTAGSKILEGWHSPYDATVVERLRAAKMPILGKTNLDEFAMGSSTEHSAYGPTRNPWDLDRIPGGSGGGSAAAVAAFEAPLALGTDTGGSIRQPGAVTGTVGVKPTYGSVSRYGAIAMASSLDQIGPVSRTVLDSALLHQVIGGHDPRDSTSLPDPLEDLVAAARTGNVEGMKIGIIKELHGEGYQAGVENRFNESLELLKGAGAEMVEVSCPNFKYALGAYYLIMPSEASSNLAKFDGVRFGLRVLPEEGPLTIERVMGATRAAGFGDEVKRRIILGTYALSAGYYDAYYGSAQKVRTLIQRDFEAAFAQADVLISPTAPTTAFKLGEKLNDPLAMYLNDVATIPANMAGVPGLSLPGGLADEDGLPVGIQLLAPARQDARLYRVGAVLESLLEAQWGGPLLAKAPALTDSSAADSAAAAALSHGGSH
- a CDS encoding CitMHS family transporter, with product MLVLLGFAMIAVFMVLIMTKKLTPVLALIIVPTIFGLFAGAGLGIGPMVMDSMKSMTSTAALLMFAIIYFGLMIDVGLFDPLVKFILRKLGNDPAKVVLGTAILAAAVSLDGDGSTTFILTTAAMLPVYLRLKMSPVVLTCVAGLANGTMNILPWGGPTARAATALKLDVNDVFVPMIPSLIVGLVVVLAFSWLLGLQERNRLRAVAPEIWGVPETAEEFDGGAAAGSAAGGSGNGGPGSTPAAGKPGTGGAGVAVLERTELLVDEHDTAMADTALDPNRATLRPKLFWFNLGLTVAVMATLVANIIPLPFVFMVGAAIALLVNFPKVKDQGAQLIAHAPSIVAVVSMVMAAAVLTGVLNGTGMVKAMSEWLVQIIPADMGPLMAVITGVLSIPMTFFMSNDAFYFGVLPVLSETAAHYGVGAADMARASITGQPFHLQSPLVPAILLLVSLAKVDLGDHHKKVLWRTAVISLVMLGVGVLTGAIGVG
- a CDS encoding ATP-binding protein, whose protein sequence is MKRRTGLPPLRFSTQTLLLQLGVVALVVLLSSAVHAWLSYERLGREAENQALTLARTVASDPSVRAEVQAISALPAAPPAPELLAGPLMAAAEGARTRTGALFVVITDETGIRLAHPEAERLGEKVSTDPSEALAGREVTTRNTGTLGPSAGAKVPVFAPGSTAVVGEVSVGYSTESISQSLARDIIPIAVTAAGALLAGVLASFLLRRRLQRLTLGLEPEEISTLVHDQVAVLQGVDDGVIGVAADGRVSVFNAAAQRLLGVPDLTGAAWAGAPVPPQLKALTRADAAEGDAVELVAGGRVLVASARKALHGREDLGWVVMLRDRTELQQLTRQLDAVGTMSAALRAQRHEFANQLHTIAGFMSIGQPRQAQEYLARLVATGPLAFPVDQAALLQDPYLQAFIGAKGVEADERGVSLRLGPESVVRGHVTEPQDVTTVLGNLIDNAVNAAVAGAAAERWVEVEVLDEPGVDGGPGTLHIVVADSGDGLGAGYSAAEAEAVFAEGYTTSDRPARAGAGQGLGLALSRQLARRRGGDVRVVDPGSAGGPGAVFVATLPGTTLPGTTMPAATEPSGKDTDV